In Populus nigra chromosome 1, ddPopNigr1.1, whole genome shotgun sequence, one genomic interval encodes:
- the LOC133699772 gene encoding MYB-like transcription factor ODO1, translating into MGRQPCCDKLGVKKGPWTAEEDKKLINFILTNGQCCWRAVPKLAGLRRCGKSCRLRWTNYLRPDLKRGLLTEAEEQLVIDLHARLGNRWSKIAARLPGRTDNEIKNHWNTHIKKKLLKRGIDPVTHEPLHKEARPEESSSSHADILPESSNNNVMQENDGIVINSDDNPRSPTENSSSPEDSILLDSICNDEMLLNSLWMDEPPLVDASWNNIIPPAAANTNDDTGYPSWEENYTWLSDCQDFGVHDFGLECFDSMELSALSTLEMEHKH; encoded by the exons ATGGGAAGGCAACCTTGCTGTGACAAACTTGGGGTCAAGAAAGGTCCATGGACAGCCGAGGAGGATAAAAAACtcatcaatttcatcctcaccAATGGCCAGTGCTGTTGGAGAGCAGTCCCTAAGCTTGCAGGACTCCGACGATGCGGCAAGAGTTGCCGGCTTCGTTGGACTAATTATCTTCGCCCTGACTTGAAGAGAGGGCTTCTTACTGAAGCAGAAGAACAGCTGGTTATCGATCTTCATGCTCGTCTTGGCAATAG gtggTCCAAGATTGCAGCTAGATTGCCTGGAAGGACAGACAATGAGATTAAGAATCACTGGAACACTCATATCAAGAAAAAGCTACTCAAGAGGGGAATCGATCCTGTTACACATGAACCCTTGCACAAAGAAGCCAGGCCTGAAGAAAGTTCATCGTCTCATGCTGATATTTTGCCGGAATCTAGTAACAACAATGTTATGCAAGAAAATGATGGCATCGTTATTAATTCGGACGATAATCCAAGATCACCGACTGAAAATTCTTCTAGTCCAGAGGATTCGATCTTGTTAGATAGTATTTGCAATGATGAAATGTTACTGAACAGCTTGTGGATGGACGAGCCTCCGCTAGTTGATGCATCATGGAACAATATAATTCCTCCGGCTGCGGCGAATACTAACGACGACACGGGTTATCCTTCATGGGAGGAAAATTACACATGGTTATCGGACTGTCAAGATTTTGGCGTTCACGACTTCGGGCTCGAATGTTTCGACAGCATGGAATTGAGCGCACTTAGCACATTAGAGATGGAACACAAGCACTAG